A single genomic interval of Zunongwangia sp. HGR-M22 harbors:
- the hutH gene encoding histidine ammonia-lyase produces MENTHYISSKILDLENIRDIIDSSKKLALSDEARLNIKKSRNYLDKKLKERSVPVYGINTGFGALCNIKITPEKLTVLQENLVKSHACGTGEKIAKPIIKLMLLLKIQSLSYGNSGVALETVERLIDFFNEDILPVIYEQGSLGASGDLAPLAHLALPIIGEGEVYYKGNVISGATILNRYGWQPVKLQSKEGLALLNGTQFMSAHAVHALIKAYKLSYCADFISAVSMDAFDCNLSPFDELVHLVRPHRGQIKTAQRIREFLQGSQLASREKENVQDPYSFRCVPQVHGATKDTIDFVHKTVKTEINSVTDNPNVFVEEDKIISGGNFHGQPLALPMDYLAIAIAELGNISERRVYQLVSGLRGLPNFLVKNPGLNSGFMIPQYTAASIVSQNKQLCTPASVDSIVSSNGQEDHVSMGANSATKLTKVMENVDSLLAIELFNASQALHFRKELNSSEKIQETLTNFRKEVPIVKEDVMMAPFIKQSKIFLEEFINSEDYLC; encoded by the coding sequence ATGGAAAATACGCATTATATATCTTCAAAGATTTTAGATTTAGAAAATATTCGAGATATCATCGATAGTAGCAAAAAACTAGCACTTAGTGATGAAGCTAGACTGAATATTAAAAAATCTAGAAATTATCTTGACAAAAAATTAAAAGAAAGGAGTGTTCCCGTTTACGGCATCAATACAGGTTTTGGTGCTTTATGTAACATAAAAATAACTCCTGAAAAATTGACAGTTTTACAGGAAAATTTAGTGAAATCGCACGCTTGCGGAACAGGAGAAAAAATAGCAAAACCAATTATTAAATTAATGTTGCTGTTAAAAATTCAATCCTTAAGCTATGGAAACTCCGGCGTTGCCTTAGAAACCGTAGAACGCTTGATTGATTTTTTTAACGAAGATATTTTACCTGTTATTTATGAGCAAGGTTCTTTAGGAGCTTCTGGCGATTTGGCGCCGCTTGCACATTTGGCTTTACCTATTATTGGAGAAGGAGAAGTGTACTATAAAGGAAATGTAATTAGTGGGGCTACAATCTTAAATAGATATGGCTGGCAGCCAGTAAAATTGCAATCTAAGGAAGGCTTAGCATTATTAAACGGAACACAATTTATGAGTGCTCACGCTGTCCATGCTTTGATAAAAGCTTATAAATTATCCTATTGTGCCGATTTTATTAGTGCAGTATCGATGGACGCTTTCGATTGTAATCTATCTCCTTTCGACGAGTTGGTTCATTTGGTTAGACCTCATAGAGGTCAGATTAAAACAGCACAAAGAATTCGGGAGTTTTTACAAGGAAGTCAATTAGCTAGTCGAGAAAAAGAAAATGTTCAGGATCCTTATTCCTTTAGATGTGTGCCACAAGTGCATGGGGCGACAAAGGATACTATAGATTTTGTGCATAAAACGGTTAAAACAGAGATTAATTCAGTTACCGATAATCCAAATGTTTTTGTAGAAGAAGACAAAATTATTTCAGGAGGCAATTTCCATGGGCAGCCTTTGGCTTTACCGATGGACTATCTAGCGATAGCTATAGCCGAACTTGGTAATATTTCTGAAAGAAGGGTTTATCAATTAGTGTCTGGTTTGCGAGGTTTACCTAATTTTCTGGTCAAGAATCCTGGTTTAAATAGTGGTTTTATGATTCCACAATATACCGCGGCAAGTATCGTTAGCCAAAATAAGCAGTTGTGTACCCCAGCCTCTGTAGATTCTATAGTTTCTTCAAATGGACAGGAAGATCATGTAAGTATGGGAGCTAATTCGGCTACAAAACTTACCAAAGTTATGGAAAATGTAGATTCTTTATTGGCTATCGAGCTTTTCAACGCTTCACAAGCATTACATTTTAGAAAAGAATTAAATTCTTCAGAAAAAATACAAGAAACTTTAACCAATTTTAGAAAAGAAGTTCCGATAGTTAAGGAGGACGTTATGATGGCTCCTTTTATTAAACAATCTAAAATATTTTTGGAAGAATTTATCAATTCTGAGGATTATTTATGTTGA
- a CDS encoding NAD(P)H-hydrate dehydratase — MKIFSAAQLKKADNITIKNQNITSTELMERAASLTTEEIHKRLQNADINIKIFCGVGNNGGDGLVIARLLIEKGYHVKVFVVNYTDKRSDDFLVNYDRLKETTNDWPEYIKDEGDFPELNTNDFIIDAIFGIGLNRPLEGWVANLVKNINKTKAFILAIDMPSGLFSDKIPGKEDQLIKASFTISFQTPKLVFFLPQTMDYIGDLQVLDIGLDREFLNSEKTNANLISKHEARALYKPRKTNSHKGNYGHALVVGGSYGKIGSVVLSTTAALRTGAGLVSTFVPKCGYIVLQTALPEAMVITDKNEEKLTNIDHGMEPSIICFGMGAGKDPETVEAFKKLLQDIDKPMLIDADGLNMLSEHKELLNLLPKKSVLTPHPKELERLIGEWEDDFDKLEKIETFTKTHNIILVLKGSHTFTCAEGKIYINNSGNPGMATAGSGDVLSGIIAGLISQQYEPLAAAIFGVYLHGLSGDIVAENKSYQALISGDIAENMGAAYQSLFAD, encoded by the coding sequence ATGAAGATCTTTTCTGCAGCGCAGCTAAAAAAAGCAGACAACATTACCATTAAAAACCAAAATATTACTTCTACGGAATTAATGGAAAGAGCAGCGAGTTTAACTACTGAAGAAATACATAAGCGACTTCAAAATGCCGATATAAACATAAAAATATTTTGTGGTGTAGGCAACAACGGAGGAGACGGACTAGTGATAGCCAGACTTTTGATTGAAAAAGGTTACCACGTTAAAGTTTTTGTAGTGAATTATACCGATAAAAGATCTGATGATTTTTTAGTGAATTATGATCGTTTAAAAGAGACTACAAACGATTGGCCAGAATATATAAAAGATGAGGGCGATTTCCCAGAATTGAATACAAACGACTTTATTATCGATGCGATTTTCGGGATAGGTCTCAATCGACCTTTAGAAGGTTGGGTGGCTAATTTAGTGAAAAACATAAATAAAACGAAAGCTTTTATTTTGGCTATCGATATGCCTTCTGGATTGTTTTCAGACAAAATTCCTGGGAAAGAAGACCAACTAATTAAAGCCAGTTTCACAATAAGTTTTCAAACACCTAAACTTGTTTTCTTTTTACCACAAACTATGGATTATATAGGGGATTTACAGGTTTTGGATATTGGCCTAGACCGAGAATTTCTTAATTCTGAAAAAACAAATGCTAATCTTATAAGCAAACACGAAGCTCGAGCTTTATATAAGCCTCGTAAAACAAATTCGCATAAAGGAAATTATGGTCACGCGCTTGTAGTTGGCGGTAGCTATGGTAAAATAGGGAGTGTTGTATTAAGTACCACTGCAGCACTTAGAACAGGAGCAGGATTGGTTAGTACTTTTGTACCTAAATGTGGATATATAGTTTTACAAACTGCTTTGCCAGAAGCCATGGTGATCACAGATAAAAACGAAGAAAAATTAACCAATATCGATCATGGTATGGAGCCTTCTATAATTTGCTTTGGAATGGGAGCAGGGAAAGATCCCGAAACCGTTGAAGCTTTTAAAAAGCTGCTTCAAGATATCGATAAACCTATGCTAATTGATGCCGATGGGCTTAATATGCTTTCAGAGCACAAAGAATTGCTAAATCTTCTTCCGAAAAAATCAGTTTTGACTCCGCATCCAAAGGAATTAGAGCGTTTGATAGGGGAATGGGAGGATGATTTTGATAAGCTTGAGAAAATAGAAACATTTACCAAAACACATAATATAATTTTGGTTCTAAAAGGATCTCATACATTTACTTGCGCAGAAGGGAAGATTTATATAAATAATAGTGGAAACCCGGGAATGGCCACCGCAGGTAGTGGTGATGTACTATCAGGAATTATAGCCGGGTTAATTTCCCAACAATACGAACCTTTAGCTGCGGCAATATTTGGGGTGTATCTTCATGGACTATCCGGCGATATTGTTGCTGAAAATAAATCTTACCAGGCACTTATTTCTGGTGATATTGCTGAAAATATGGGAGCTGCATATCAATCTTTATTTGCCGATTAA
- the gcvT gene encoding glycine cleavage system aminomethyltransferase GcvT, with amino-acid sequence MKEVALAEKHKALGAKMVPFAGYNMPVSYEGVNAEHQTVREHLGVFDVSHMGEFLVTGENALELIQSVTSNDAAKLVDGQAQYTCMPNEDGGIVDDLIIYRFDAEKFLLVVNAANIEKDWNWISTHNSMDAHLTDLSDDMSLLAIQGPKAAEAMQSLTNVDLSAMKFYTFEVATFAGMEKVIISATGYTGSGGFEIYFKNECAEEIWNKVMEAGADYGIKPIGLAARDTLRLEMGFCLYGNDIDDTTSPIEAKLGWITKFNKEFVNSEALKKEKEEGAKRKLVAFELDERGIPRQGYEIVNEEGEVIGNVTSGTMSPSLEKGIGLGYVKTEYAGFGKKINIQIRKKAIPATQVKLPFYKG; translated from the coding sequence ATGAAAGAAGTAGCACTAGCTGAAAAACATAAAGCTCTTGGGGCAAAGATGGTTCCCTTTGCAGGTTATAATATGCCTGTTTCTTACGAAGGTGTAAACGCAGAACATCAAACTGTTCGTGAACATTTGGGAGTTTTTGATGTCTCGCATATGGGAGAGTTTTTAGTCACCGGCGAAAATGCTTTAGAACTTATTCAGTCAGTTACTTCTAACGATGCTGCAAAATTGGTAGATGGGCAAGCACAATATACCTGTATGCCCAATGAAGATGGTGGTATAGTGGACGATTTGATTATTTACAGATTTGATGCCGAAAAATTTTTGTTGGTAGTGAATGCTGCTAATATCGAGAAAGATTGGAATTGGATAAGTACGCACAATTCTATGGATGCGCATTTAACAGATTTAAGTGATGATATGTCTCTTCTAGCTATACAAGGACCAAAAGCTGCAGAAGCGATGCAATCGCTAACCAATGTAGACTTAAGTGCTATGAAGTTTTATACTTTTGAAGTGGCAACATTTGCAGGCATGGAAAAAGTAATTATTTCGGCTACAGGTTATACCGGTAGCGGCGGATTCGAGATTTATTTTAAAAACGAATGTGCTGAAGAAATCTGGAACAAAGTAATGGAAGCCGGTGCAGATTATGGTATTAAGCCAATAGGTCTTGCTGCTCGTGATACACTACGATTAGAAATGGGATTTTGTTTGTACGGGAATGATATCGACGATACAACTTCTCCTATTGAAGCAAAATTGGGTTGGATCACAAAATTCAATAAAGAGTTTGTAAATTCTGAAGCTTTAAAAAAGGAAAAGGAAGAAGGCGCTAAACGTAAACTTGTTGCGTTTGAACTTGATGAACGAGGCATCCCAAGACAGGGATATGAAATCGTGAATGAAGAAGGAGAAGTTATAGGAAATGTTACATCGGGTACCATGTCACCTTCGTTAGAGAAAGGTATTGGTTTAGGTTACGTAAAAACTGAATATGCAGGTTTTGGAAAGAAAATTAATATTCAGATACGTAAAAAAGCAATTCCAGCTACACAGGTGAAATTGCCCTTTTATAAAGGATAA
- a CDS encoding sugar nucleotide-binding protein, with amino-acid sequence MERILILGASGFIGNAIYKELRSFFDTHGTYFRDNPGLESNHQFHQYDMETDSLDLLLYNLKPSIIISAVRGSFAMQLALHYSAISYILTNPCKLIFLSSANVFDAFTNYPSYEYDKTLSQSVYGRFKIKIENALLRLPNDKYNILRLPMVFGQGSPRINEIKALLDLGEAIEVFPNVVINVTEINKITQQIHYIINRKQQGVLHLGSSDLVHQKDFIQDVCEILGYENPLFKNVYDSNEDRYLAVLPKDNLLPPNLQINVQQVVEATIKK; translated from the coding sequence TTGGAACGTATTTTAATTTTAGGAGCTAGCGGCTTTATTGGCAATGCCATATATAAAGAGCTACGCTCCTTTTTTGATACCCACGGAACATATTTTAGAGATAATCCCGGTTTAGAAAGTAACCATCAGTTTCATCAATACGATATGGAAACTGATAGTTTAGATCTTTTACTTTATAATCTTAAGCCAAGTATTATCATCTCTGCAGTTCGGGGTAGTTTTGCTATGCAACTGGCACTGCATTATTCTGCAATTAGTTATATTCTTACCAATCCTTGCAAGCTTATTTTTTTAAGTTCTGCCAATGTGTTTGATGCGTTTACCAACTATCCAAGCTACGAATATGATAAGACTTTATCCCAAAGTGTGTACGGTCGATTTAAGATTAAAATCGAAAATGCTTTACTTCGGCTTCCAAATGATAAATACAATATTTTAAGATTACCAATGGTTTTTGGGCAAGGCTCTCCAAGAATTAACGAGATAAAGGCTTTATTAGACTTAGGAGAAGCTATAGAAGTTTTTCCAAACGTGGTTATTAATGTTACCGAAATTAATAAAATTACGCAGCAAATTCATTACATCATAAATAGAAAGCAACAAGGAGTTTTACATCTTGGTAGTAGTGATTTGGTACATCAAAAAGATTTTATACAAGATGTTTGTGAAATTTTGGGTTATGAAAATCCGCTTTTTAAAAATGTATACGATAGCAACGAAGATCGATATTTAGCTGTTTTACCAAAAGACAACCTCTTACCGCCTAATCTTCAGATTAATGTACAGCAAGTAGTAGAAGCTACCATTAAAAAATAG
- a CDS encoding 4a-hydroxytetrahydrobiopterin dehydratase, with protein MEKLTEDQIHKKLESLQGWTYAKDAIHTSFQFEDFKDAFTVMTRIAFEAEALQHHPNWANSFNELEISLSTHDAGGVTAKDFEMAKAIEDIVEAK; from the coding sequence ATGGAAAAGCTAACCGAAGATCAAATTCATAAAAAACTAGAATCCTTACAGGGCTGGACGTACGCAAAAGATGCCATTCATACTTCTTTTCAGTTTGAAGATTTTAAAGATGCTTTTACAGTGATGACAAGAATCGCTTTTGAAGCTGAAGCTTTACAACATCATCCTAATTGGGCAAATTCTTTTAATGAATTAGAAATTTCACTTTCTACGCACGATGCGGGCGGCGTAACAGCTAAAGATTTTGAAATGGCAAAGGCAATAGAGGATATTGTAGAGGCTAAATAA
- a CDS encoding YebC/PmpR family DNA-binding transcriptional regulator: protein MGRAFEFRKARKMKRWSAMAKAFTRIGKDIVMAVKEGGPDPDANSKLRAVIQNAKSVNMPKDNIERAIKRASDKSQGDYKIVLFEGYAPHGIAILVETATDNNNRTVANVRSHFNKCDGNLGTSRSVEFMFDHTCNFRINAEGLDVEELELEFIDYGAEEVFEDEDGIHIYAPFENFGSIQKELENQNIEIISSGFERIPQVTKQLTPEQAADVEKLLEKLEEDDDVQNVYHTMEESSSEE from the coding sequence ATGGGAAGAGCATTTGAATTTAGAAAGGCACGTAAGATGAAACGTTGGTCGGCAATGGCCAAAGCCTTTACTCGTATAGGAAAAGATATTGTAATGGCCGTAAAAGAAGGCGGGCCAGATCCAGACGCTAACTCTAAGCTTAGAGCAGTTATACAAAACGCGAAGAGCGTTAACATGCCGAAGGACAATATAGAAAGAGCGATCAAGAGAGCATCAGATAAAAGCCAAGGGGATTATAAAATTGTTCTTTTCGAAGGTTATGCTCCACACGGGATTGCTATTTTGGTTGAAACCGCTACAGATAACAATAACCGAACTGTTGCTAATGTTCGATCGCATTTTAATAAATGTGATGGGAATTTGGGAACTTCAAGATCTGTAGAATTTATGTTCGATCACACCTGTAATTTCAGAATAAATGCTGAAGGACTTGATGTTGAAGAATTAGAGCTTGAATTTATTGACTACGGAGCTGAAGAAGTTTTTGAAGATGAAGATGGAATACACATCTACGCGCCTTTCGAAAATTTTGGAAGTATTCAGAAAGAATTAGAAAATCAAAATATAGAAATTATCTCTTCAGGATTTGAGCGAATTCCTCAGGTAACAAAACAATTAACACCAGAGCAAGCTGCAGATGTAGAGAAACTTTTAGAAAAATTAGAAGAAGATGATGATGTACAAAATGTATATCATACCATGGAAGAATCTTCTTCAGAAGAATAA
- a CDS encoding DoxX family protein, protein MKNTYTTSLNLPKLDFILLIFRIGMSILMLFHGIPKLITFFTEDEITFADPLGAGQTLTFTIAVLAEFVCSVMIILGLATRIATIPLIITMGIAAIIVHMPDGMAKQELPFLYLLSYLLLFYTGAGKYSLDHYFMYKAEKKK, encoded by the coding sequence ATGAAAAACACTTACACCACCAGCTTAAACCTTCCAAAACTAGATTTTATATTACTTATATTTAGAATTGGTATGTCGATATTGATGCTTTTCCACGGTATACCGAAATTAATCACTTTTTTTACCGAGGATGAAATAACTTTTGCAGATCCATTGGGTGCCGGCCAAACTTTAACGTTTACAATTGCAGTTTTAGCCGAATTTGTATGTTCTGTGATGATTATTTTAGGACTAGCCACTAGAATAGCTACGATACCACTTATTATTACGATGGGCATTGCGGCAATAATTGTACATATGCCAGATGGTATGGCAAAACAAGAATTACCGTTTTTGTATTTGCTTTCGTATCTATTGCTATTTTATACAGGTGCAGGAAAATATTCACTGGACCATTATTTTATGTATAAAGCTGAGAAAAAGAAATAG
- a CDS encoding gluconokinase, whose protein sequence is MKVYIVMGVSGSGKTTIGREIASTLEIPFFDADDYHPAANIEKMKKGIALNDEDRKAWLKSLAENIEKWKDNEGAVLACSALKKKYRAALSHNLKEYVVFVYLYAEYELIYKRMMARKGHYFKPELLKSQFETLEEPKNAIKVEVNKEIPETVSEVISKIKSEKTSTL, encoded by the coding sequence ATGAAAGTATATATTGTAATGGGAGTCTCTGGAAGTGGAAAGACAACTATCGGCAGGGAAATCGCCAGTACGCTCGAGATTCCATTTTTTGATGCCGACGATTATCATCCAGCAGCGAATATTGAAAAGATGAAAAAAGGTATAGCCCTAAATGATGAAGATCGAAAAGCCTGGCTAAAATCTTTGGCTGAAAATATCGAGAAATGGAAGGATAATGAAGGTGCTGTTTTAGCTTGTTCGGCTTTAAAAAAGAAATATAGAGCGGCACTATCCCATAATTTAAAAGAATATGTGGTGTTTGTTTATTTATATGCAGAATATGAGCTTATTTACAAACGCATGATGGCTAGGAAGGGACATTATTTTAAACCCGAATTATTAAAATCTCAATTCGAAACTTTAGAAGAACCTAAAAATGCTATTAAGGTAGAAGTGAATAAAGAGATTCCTGAAACAGTATCAGAAGTTATTTCCAAAATCAAATCAGAAAAAACATCTACTTTATGA
- a CDS encoding GreA/GreB family elongation factor has protein sequence MSRGFVKEEDQEEAPVIPPRAALPVGATNYVTPLGFEALENEKHDLERERTKLPEDNETEKRRAQAVIDGKLKLLAERRASARIIYPNQQPEDEVRFGAKIKLKNHSNGSIQEFQIVGVDEADVKKQKIAFVAPIARAVTGLKIGDTTEFKLGNETRTLEILEITY, from the coding sequence ATGAGTAGAGGGTTTGTAAAAGAGGAAGATCAGGAAGAAGCTCCGGTAATACCACCAAGAGCTGCATTACCGGTAGGAGCAACTAATTATGTTACTCCATTAGGTTTTGAAGCTTTAGAAAATGAAAAACATGATTTAGAGCGAGAACGTACAAAATTACCTGAAGATAATGAGACCGAAAAGCGCAGGGCGCAGGCAGTTATCGATGGTAAATTAAAATTATTGGCCGAGCGTAGAGCTTCCGCTAGAATTATATATCCAAATCAACAACCTGAAGATGAAGTACGTTTTGGAGCAAAAATAAAATTGAAAAATCATTCCAATGGAAGTATTCAGGAATTTCAAATTGTAGGAGTGGATGAAGCTGATGTAAAAAAACAAAAAATTGCGTTTGTAGCACCTATAGCTAGAGCGGTGACCGGTTTAAAAATAGGAGATACAACAGAATTTAAATTAGGAAACGAAACACGAACACTCGAAATTCTCGAAATCACATATTAA
- a CDS encoding glycosyltransferase, translating to MKKLLVIGYVWPEPTSSAAGSRMLQLLKFFLEENYHITFATTATTSKYAFQLELLGIETAKIELNNSSFDNFLLALDPKIVLFDRFMMEEQYGWRVDNHCPNALKILDTEDLHFLRNARKKHLNSNLTLEGIILNSDLAKREIASIYRCDLSLIISEFEMELLKTLFKIPVEIIQYLPYLLSEAEIKKADSSPIFSDRKDFMFIGNFLHEPNWDTVRYLKQSIWPKIRKVLSNAQLNIYGAYPSEKVFNLQNKKESFLVHGRAGSVDEVMQKHRILLAPIQFGAGLKGKMIDAMQNGLPSITTKIGAEGISKNNDWNGFICDTEDEIIQKSIQLYTDQKLWLEKRQYAESILKDRFSASKYIPFLKTQINNLETNINDHRNKNFTGKMLKFHNNRSTYFMSKFIEEKEKNKKSETI from the coding sequence ATGAAAAAATTACTTGTTATTGGATATGTTTGGCCAGAACCAACTTCGTCTGCGGCAGGAAGCCGAATGCTACAATTACTGAAGTTCTTTTTGGAAGAAAATTATCACATTACTTTTGCAACAACAGCCACAACTTCAAAATATGCTTTCCAATTAGAATTATTAGGTATTGAAACCGCTAAAATCGAATTAAACAATTCTAGCTTCGATAATTTTCTTTTAGCATTGGATCCTAAAATTGTACTTTTCGATCGGTTTATGATGGAAGAGCAGTATGGTTGGCGGGTGGATAATCATTGTCCAAATGCGCTTAAAATTTTAGATACAGAAGATTTACATTTTTTAAGAAACGCTCGAAAAAAGCATTTAAATTCTAATCTCACATTAGAAGGAATAATACTAAATTCTGATTTGGCAAAACGTGAAATTGCGTCTATTTATCGTTGTGATCTTAGTTTAATTATTTCAGAATTTGAAATGGAATTACTTAAAACTCTTTTTAAAATTCCAGTTGAAATTATACAATATCTCCCCTATTTATTATCTGAAGCAGAGATCAAAAAAGCAGATTCTTCGCCAATTTTTTCAGATCGTAAAGATTTTATGTTTATAGGTAATTTTCTACATGAACCTAATTGGGATACCGTACGCTATTTAAAACAGAGTATTTGGCCAAAAATTAGGAAAGTTTTATCAAACGCGCAATTAAACATATACGGAGCTTACCCAAGTGAAAAGGTTTTTAATCTTCAGAATAAAAAAGAAAGTTTTTTAGTTCATGGGCGCGCAGGAAGTGTTGACGAGGTCATGCAAAAGCATAGAATTCTGCTCGCTCCTATCCAATTTGGTGCCGGTCTTAAAGGTAAAATGATAGATGCTATGCAAAATGGTTTACCGTCAATTACAACGAAAATTGGTGCCGAGGGAATTTCAAAAAACAATGATTGGAATGGATTTATTTGCGACACTGAAGATGAAATTATCCAAAAATCAATTCAACTTTATACTGACCAAAAACTATGGTTGGAGAAACGGCAATACGCTGAATCTATTTTAAAAGATCGATTTTCAGCATCAAAGTATATTCCTTTTTTAAAAACACAAATCAATAATTTAGAGACAAATATAAACGATCATCGAAATAAAAACTTTACAGGTAAAATGCTGAAATTCCATAATAATAGAAGTACTTATTTTATGTCGAAATTTATCGAAGAAAAAGAAAAGAATAAAAAATCAGAAACAATTTAA